Proteins encoded in a region of the bacterium genome:
- the adhE gene encoding bifunctional acetaldehyde-CoA/alcohol dehydrogenase, producing the protein MADATDGSGAGLTPGRLEELDSTVARARAAADAFRELDQEAVDRIVWAMVVAGLESAVDLAQIATEETGFGVFEDKVIKNFVATEFLYDYLKDKKTVGVIGEEPERNLRYVAEPIGVVMAILPVTNPTSTVLFKSIVAAKTRNAMICRPSPRAIQCALRTVEILQKAGEKAGLPPGALQVVPDAPREVTHYLFRHPDIDLIWTTGGPKIVRLSNEAGKPVISVGPGNAPVYLDRTADVCSAVVDILISKTFDASVICPAEQTCVVDEGIYDAFVAELERMGARLLSPQEVDQLAGFAFLESGDPSIDAVGRSPYDLATKAGFDVPKDAKVLLAPLPEDLGALSEHPLVKEKLMPVLGLVRSPSVEHGIAACDLVTEHGGLGHTSAIYSRDQEVIDRYAQRIRTGRILVNAPTAVGALGGIYNSLTPTFSLGCGTWGGSMTTDNVNYTQLLNVKRVSQRSSPPQWFRVPSDTYFNAGALESLREIDATTAVIVTDGDSERRGVADEIHKHLGRTTTHVFSEIEPEPDEQQIWNGVETLRRMQPDLIVAVGGGSVLDAGKAMRLFYENPKLSLEELSLPFLDARKRVAQYPQVAHKAKLVAVPTTSGTGSEVSPAAVVTMGDRKVTLVDYSLVPDMAIVDPLLMLSMPPTVTADTGIDALTHALEAAVSIFASPYTEAFCVQAARLVLDWLPRAVKDGSDLEARTAMANAATIAGLAFSNAFLGVNHALAHAVGARFHISHGRANGIFLHHVLRYNASIPSKFMPAPGYAAYVAPEKYAQLGWVIGLPGGGAGGHGEEGRRARLFARVDELLDEVGIPRSLADAGVDEQEFRKALPDLARVAFEDPSLRTNPRMPMVSELVGLLEAAWNGR; encoded by the coding sequence ATGGCCGACGCCACCGACGGAAGCGGAGCTGGACTAACGCCCGGCCGCCTGGAGGAGCTGGACTCCACAGTGGCCCGCGCACGTGCCGCCGCGGACGCCTTCCGCGAGCTCGACCAGGAGGCCGTGGACCGCATCGTCTGGGCGATGGTGGTAGCGGGCCTCGAGTCCGCGGTGGACCTCGCGCAGATCGCCACCGAGGAGACGGGCTTCGGCGTCTTCGAAGACAAGGTCATCAAGAATTTCGTGGCGACGGAGTTCCTGTATGACTACTTGAAGGACAAGAAGACCGTCGGAGTGATCGGTGAGGAACCCGAGCGCAACCTCCGATACGTCGCCGAGCCCATCGGCGTGGTGATGGCGATCCTGCCGGTCACGAATCCCACGTCAACCGTCCTCTTCAAATCGATCGTGGCCGCCAAGACGCGCAACGCGATGATCTGTCGCCCGTCGCCGCGGGCCATCCAATGCGCGCTGCGCACCGTCGAGATCCTGCAGAAGGCTGGCGAGAAGGCCGGCTTGCCGCCCGGCGCCCTCCAGGTGGTCCCCGATGCGCCCCGCGAGGTGACCCACTACCTCTTTCGCCATCCGGACATCGATCTGATCTGGACCACCGGCGGTCCGAAGATCGTACGGCTCTCCAACGAAGCGGGGAAGCCGGTCATCAGCGTCGGCCCCGGCAACGCGCCCGTCTATCTGGACCGAACCGCGGATGTCTGCAGCGCCGTGGTGGATATCCTGATCTCGAAGACCTTCGACGCGTCAGTGATCTGCCCCGCCGAGCAGACCTGTGTCGTGGACGAAGGCATCTACGACGCCTTCGTGGCCGAACTCGAACGCATGGGCGCCCGACTGCTCTCTCCCCAGGAGGTGGACCAGCTCGCGGGGTTTGCCTTCCTTGAGTCCGGAGACCCGAGCATCGATGCCGTGGGACGCTCGCCCTACGACCTCGCCACGAAAGCGGGCTTCGATGTGCCGAAGGACGCCAAGGTCCTGTTGGCTCCCCTGCCCGAGGATCTGGGCGCCCTCTCGGAACACCCGCTGGTCAAGGAGAAACTGATGCCCGTGCTCGGGCTGGTGCGGTCGCCGAGCGTGGAGCACGGCATTGCGGCATGCGATCTGGTCACGGAACACGGCGGTCTGGGCCACACCTCCGCGATCTACTCCCGGGATCAGGAGGTCATCGATCGCTATGCGCAACGCATCCGCACGGGGCGCATCCTGGTGAACGCGCCCACCGCCGTGGGCGCGCTCGGCGGCATCTACAACTCTCTCACACCGACTTTTTCACTCGGTTGCGGGACCTGGGGCGGATCGATGACGACAGACAACGTCAACTACACGCAACTGCTCAACGTGAAGCGGGTATCCCAGCGCTCGAGCCCACCCCAGTGGTTCCGCGTTCCGTCCGATACCTACTTCAACGCAGGAGCCCTCGAGAGCCTTCGCGAGATCGACGCCACCACCGCAGTGATCGTCACCGACGGCGACAGCGAGCGCCGCGGCGTCGCCGACGAGATCCACAAACACCTCGGTAGGACCACCACCCATGTCTTCTCGGAAATCGAGCCCGAGCCGGACGAGCAGCAGATCTGGAACGGGGTCGAGACCCTGCGACGCATGCAGCCCGACCTGATCGTCGCGGTGGGCGGAGGCTCGGTCCTGGACGCCGGAAAGGCGATGCGGCTCTTCTACGAGAACCCGAAGCTGAGCCTCGAGGAGCTGAGCCTGCCCTTCCTGGACGCGCGAAAACGCGTCGCCCAGTACCCGCAGGTGGCACACAAGGCGAAGCTGGTGGCCGTGCCCACGACCAGTGGCACGGGTTCCGAGGTTTCCCCGGCCGCCGTCGTGACGATGGGCGACCGCAAGGTCACCCTGGTGGACTACTCCCTGGTGCCCGACATGGCGATCGTGGATCCGCTGCTGATGCTGAGCATGCCCCCCACCGTCACCGCCGATACGGGCATCGATGCTCTCACCCACGCACTCGAGGCCGCGGTCTCGATCTTTGCATCGCCCTACACCGAGGCGTTCTGCGTCCAGGCAGCCCGGCTGGTCCTCGACTGGCTGCCGCGCGCTGTCAAGGACGGCTCGGACCTCGAGGCGCGAACCGCCATGGCGAATGCTGCGACCATCGCCGGGCTGGCGTTCTCGAATGCCTTCCTCGGCGTGAACCACGCGCTGGCTCACGCGGTCGGAGCGCGATTCCACATCAGCCACGGCCGGGCGAACGGGATCTTCCTCCACCACGTCCTGCGCTACAACGCTTCGATTCCCAGCAAGTTCATGCCGGCACCGGGTTACGCAGCCTACGTGGCGCCTGAAAAATACGCCCAGCTCGGCTGGGTGATCGGGCTCCCCGGTGGCGGCGCGGGCGGTCACGGGGAGGAAGGCCGTCGTGCCCGTCTCTTCGCCCGGGTGGACGAGCTTCTGGACGAGGTCGGGATCCCGCGCTCTCTCGCCGACGCGGGTGTCGACGAGCAGGAGTTCCGCAAGGCGTTGCCGGACCTCGCGCGCGTCGCCTTCGAGGACCCGAGCCTGCGCACCAACCCGCGCATGCCGATGGTCAGTGAACTCGTGGGATTGCTGGAAGCCGCCTGGAACGGTCGCTGA